In a single window of the Ruminococcus albus 7 = DSM 20455 genome:
- a CDS encoding SMI1/KNR4 family protein — translation MTLCELERQQEIRFPQAFHRIYDSGAMKWLELSRAELKASIKEYVSDTTAFLMLDCDCEMYLFEEVQSAAEELAQLSQWQEEDKKLRIKDGLRIVPFGHSGGGDIYCLLYTPDNAEPMVIRYFHDSYEAPQIMGRDFDEFMYIQLLLAAENEQDVEDEYFRNNTAYLSEKYRDLTEGKSADELTDALSEINFAPADIFERI, via the coding sequence ATGACTTTGTGCGAACTTGAAAGACAGCAGGAGATACGTTTCCCGCAGGCTTTCCACAGGATATACGACAGCGGTGCCATGAAGTGGCTGGAGCTTAGTCGGGCGGAGCTGAAAGCAAGTATCAAGGAGTATGTCAGTGATACCACAGCATTTCTCATGCTGGACTGCGACTGCGAGATGTACCTTTTTGAGGAAGTACAGTCGGCGGCAGAGGAACTTGCACAGCTTTCACAGTGGCAGGAGGAGGACAAAAAGCTCCGTATAAAGGACGGACTTCGGATAGTGCCTTTTGGTCACAGCGGCGGCGGGGACATCTACTGCCTGCTGTATACTCCCGATAATGCAGAGCCTATGGTGATAAGGTACTTTCACGACAGCTACGAAGCACCTCAGATCATGGGGCGTGACTTTGACGAGTTCATGTACATACAGCTTCTTCTGGCGGCGGAAAACGAGCAGGATGTTGAGGACGAGTATTTCCGCAATAATACTGCGTATCTCAGTGAGAAGTACCGTGATCTTACAGAAGGGAAGTCCGCAGATGAGCTGACAGATGCACTGTCTGAGATCAATTTCGCTCCCGCGGACATATTTGAACGAATATGA
- a CDS encoding DUF4358 domain-containing protein has product MTKKNRYTALILAAAIMLGGCSAKNNADKDKSSSAESTEAAADISAEELIEGISGDNLDGRLHKSEGKYDKYAARLYGTGFENISDGAILYNEEGGYADEVSVVKFAEGTDGQELLKQRLDDRISTFRDYRPDEMTKLDNAKIFSAGGFDILIISDDADNIEKQLKEKLS; this is encoded by the coding sequence ATGACGAAGAAAAATAGATACACAGCACTTATACTTGCCGCTGCGATAATGCTTGGCGGCTGCAGCGCAAAAAACAATGCAGATAAAGATAAGTCCTCTTCGGCGGAAAGCACAGAGGCAGCTGCGGATATCTCTGCGGAAGAACTGATCGAAGGCATAAGCGGAGATAACCTGGACGGCAGGCTTCATAAGTCTGAGGGGAAATATGACAAATACGCTGCAAGGCTTTACGGCACAGGTTTTGAGAATATCAGTGACGGCGCCATACTTTATAATGAAGAAGGCGGATATGCAGACGAGGTATCCGTTGTAAAGTTCGCTGAGGGCACTGACGGTCAGGAACTGCTGAAACAGCGTCTTGATGACCGCATCTCCACATTCCGCGATTACCGTCCCGATGAAATGACCAAACTTGATAACGCAAAGATATTCAGCGCAGGCGGTTTTGATATCCTGATAATCTCAGACGATGCTGATAATATCGAAAAGCAGCTGAAAGAAAAGCTGTCATAA
- the nth gene encoding endonuclease III has translation MTIVQKKDLANKVIERLEEQYPDAICSLEYAQPHELLIATRLSAQCTDARVNIVTKELFAKFHSINEFADADIAEIEEIVKPCGLYKTKAKSIKEMCIQLRDEYGGVLPDTLEGLTKLSGIGRKTANLIMGDIYHKPAVVTDTHCIRITGRLGLVKNKEPAKVEAELWKILPPEKSSDLCHRLVLFGREYCTARSPKCGGCPLNDICISKTE, from the coding sequence ATGACTATAGTGCAGAAAAAAGACCTTGCAAACAAGGTTATAGAACGGCTTGAAGAACAGTACCCCGATGCGATATGTTCGCTGGAATATGCACAGCCCCATGAACTGCTGATAGCTACCAGACTTTCGGCACAGTGTACAGATGCGCGGGTGAACATCGTGACTAAGGAGCTGTTTGCGAAGTTCCATTCAATCAACGAATTTGCCGATGCGGATATAGCTGAAATTGAGGAGATAGTGAAGCCCTGCGGACTTTACAAGACTAAAGCGAAGTCCATAAAAGAGATGTGCATACAGCTTCGGGACGAGTACGGCGGAGTACTTCCCGACACCCTGGAGGGGCTTACGAAACTCAGCGGCATAGGGCGCAAGACGGCGAACCTCATAATGGGGGACATATACCACAAGCCTGCGGTGGTAACGGACACCCACTGCATACGCATAACTGGCAGACTGGGACTTGTGAAGAACAAGGAGCCTGCAAAAGTTGAGGCGGAGCTTTGGAAGATACTTCCCCCGGAGAAGAGCAGTGACCTGTGCCACAGGCTGGTGCTTTTCGGCAGGGAGTATTGCACGGCAAGAAGCCCGAAATGCGGCGGCTGTCCGCTGAATGACATTTGTATTTCAAAAACTGAATAG
- a CDS encoding sialate O-acetylesterase, with product MLKCSQMFSDSMVLQREKCITVWGTGEDGKLITAAIGDNSAECTVKDGKWRCELSPMKAAADLTLTVSDGTDTLTFKDIAVGEVWFLGGQSNMELEIQNAKDGASYLAELDKDTPIRYYYTPKVASAEAAEEQSKNAVWSRAGSEASKCWSAVGLHFARKLSKELGVVVGLIGCNWGGTSASCWLDRASLENDKRISAYIEEYEETIKGKTLEEQKAEYEGFLEHEKDWLAKAQEYWKDDPDMSWGQLEEKIGVYGWPGPKNEFNPFRPCNMFENMVMRVCPYTIRGFLYYQGESDDHKPDSYYVLLTTLIAKWREVWGDDTLPFIMVQLPMHRYAADPDYKHWCKIRSAQMKAFRTIKNTGIAVILDKGEFNEIHPKDKLPVGERLCLQAEKLVYGMDVDAFGPIFESCVFKDGKAEVKFSNAEKGFEVKGCIKGFEIAGEDGVFHPADVALGGGKAIVASEKVPSPKAVRYNWTNYGEVTVFGKNGLPMAPFSTSDNI from the coding sequence ATGTTGAAATGTTCACAGATGTTTTCTGACAGCATGGTGCTCCAGCGCGAAAAGTGCATAACTGTATGGGGTACAGGCGAAGACGGTAAACTCATCACTGCGGCTATCGGTGATAACAGTGCAGAGTGTACCGTAAAGGACGGCAAATGGCGTTGCGAGCTTTCTCCGATGAAAGCAGCCGCGGATCTGACGCTGACGGTATCAGACGGCACTGATACACTGACTTTCAAGGATATTGCCGTTGGTGAGGTATGGTTCCTTGGCGGACAATCCAATATGGAGCTTGAGATACAGAACGCAAAGGACGGCGCCTCATATCTTGCTGAACTTGACAAAGATACACCGATACGCTACTACTACACTCCAAAGGTAGCATCAGCAGAGGCTGCTGAAGAACAAAGCAAAAATGCAGTATGGAGCAGAGCAGGCAGCGAAGCTTCAAAATGCTGGAGCGCAGTTGGTCTTCACTTTGCCCGCAAGCTTTCAAAGGAACTTGGTGTAGTTGTTGGACTTATCGGATGCAACTGGGGAGGTACATCGGCTTCATGCTGGCTGGACAGAGCATCACTTGAAAATGACAAGCGTATATCCGCTTACATAGAGGAATATGAGGAAACCATAAAAGGCAAGACCCTTGAAGAACAGAAAGCCGAATACGAAGGCTTTCTTGAGCATGAAAAAGACTGGCTAGCAAAAGCACAGGAATACTGGAAAGATGATCCGGATATGTCATGGGGACAGCTTGAAGAAAAGATAGGCGTATACGGATGGCCGGGACCAAAAAATGAATTCAATCCCTTCCGCCCGTGTAATATGTTTGAAAACATGGTAATGAGGGTATGTCCTTATACAATACGCGGATTTTTGTATTATCAGGGTGAATCGGATGACCACAAGCCCGACAGCTACTACGTACTTCTGACAACACTGATAGCAAAATGGCGCGAAGTGTGGGGCGATGATACGCTGCCCTTTATAATGGTACAGCTCCCCATGCACCGCTATGCCGCTGACCCTGACTATAAACACTGGTGCAAGATACGTTCAGCACAGATGAAAGCATTCCGTACTATTAAAAATACAGGTATAGCTGTAATACTTGACAAGGGCGAATTCAACGAGATTCACCCCAAGGATAAACTCCCTGTTGGTGAAAGACTTTGTCTGCAGGCTGAAAAGCTGGTATACGGTATGGACGTAGATGCTTTCGGCCCGATCTTTGAAAGCTGCGTTTTCAAAGATGGAAAAGCTGAGGTCAAATTTTCCAATGCCGAAAAAGGCTTTGAAGTCAAAGGCTGTATAAAAGGCTTTGAGATAGCAGGTGAAGACGGTGTGTTCCACCCCGCAGATGTTGCACTCGGAGGCGGAAAAGCAATAGTTGCTTCAGAAAAAGTTCCGTCACCTAAAGCTGTCAGGTATAACTGGACAAACTACGGTGAAGTTACAGTATTTGGTAAAAATGGTTTACCAATGGCACCATTTTCCACATCTGATAATATTTGA
- the galE gene encoding UDP-glucose 4-epimerase GalE, with protein MAMILVTGGAGFIGSHTVVELLNAGYDVVIMDNFSNSKPEALNRIRKITGKEFGFYEADMLDLAAMDRIFEENKIDAVIHFAGLKAVGESVAKPVEYYHNNITGTLLLIQAMRKAGCKKIVFSSSATVYGPVNKAPYTEDMPTSATNPYGYTKVMIEQILRDVCVADPEWSVSLLRYFNPIGAHESGLIGEDPNGIPNNLLPYICQVAVGKLERLGIFGDDYDTPDGTGVRDYIHVVDLAKGHLCALKYVMENTGCDAVNLGTGKGSSVYDVLHSFEKACGKELPYKVMPRRAGDIATCYANPDKAKKVFGWEAKLTLDEMTASSWNFIKNNPEGL; from the coding sequence ATGGCTATGATACTCGTTACAGGCGGTGCAGGATTTATAGGCAGCCACACCGTTGTTGAACTGCTGAATGCAGGCTATGATGTAGTTATTATGGATAACTTTTCCAATTCCAAGCCCGAAGCACTTAACAGGATAAGGAAGATAACAGGCAAGGAATTTGGTTTTTATGAAGCTGATATGCTCGATCTCGCTGCGATGGACAGGATATTCGAGGAAAACAAGATCGATGCAGTTATCCATTTTGCAGGACTCAAAGCTGTTGGCGAGAGCGTTGCCAAGCCTGTTGAATACTATCATAATAATATCACAGGCACTCTCCTGCTGATACAGGCTATGCGCAAGGCAGGCTGCAAGAAGATAGTATTCTCATCCTCTGCTACTGTTTACGGTCCCGTGAACAAAGCTCCATACACCGAGGATATGCCTACATCTGCCACCAATCCATACGGCTACACCAAGGTGATGATAGAGCAGATACTACGTGATGTATGTGTGGCAGATCCCGAGTGGTCGGTATCGCTGCTGAGATACTTCAATCCCATCGGTGCACACGAGAGCGGACTCATCGGTGAAGACCCCAACGGCATACCCAACAATCTGCTGCCGTATATATGTCAGGTAGCTGTGGGCAAGCTGGAAAGGCTGGGTATCTTCGGTGATGATTATGACACCCCCGACGGTACGGGAGTGCGCGATTATATACACGTTGTTGACCTTGCAAAGGGGCATCTGTGCGCACTGAAATACGTTATGGAAAATACAGGCTGCGATGCGGTGAATCTCGGAACAGGCAAGGGTTCTTCCGTTTATGATGTACTTCACAGCTTTGAGAAAGCCTGCGGCAAGGAACTTCCGTACAAGGTTATGCCCAGACGTGCGGGCGATATAGCCACCTGCTATGCAAATCCCGACAAGGCAAAGAAAGTGTTCGGCTGGGAAGCTAAGCTGACCCTCGATGAAATGACTGCAAGCAGCTGGAATTTTATAAAGAACAATCCTGAGGGTCTTTGA
- a CDS encoding EAL domain-containing protein, with protein sequence MSYITISKIVMYAASMLIGTTGILFTLLNRRTDKQQNKIYLTMLIMLDLNCISEILAVCNNSRAAISHTAEILVKTGHFSYFLIHSSVPAIFLLYVFSVCGVNFNGKRKRYIALAFPEIIIELIVLLNPATNCMYYYDRNMTYHRNWGLMVVYVISGLYITMAIFMLLFSWRALNRKRRTAMLYFFILVIFGICLQLINYDIRSELLSEAIALLGVMVAIEIEDDRMDAGMGIYNRRAVTADMHTYLVSGKNLSLLCIKITNTEIIKRATGSDNSEALSRLVAEYLRSLVPRYYIYSTNPGTFMITVMGTDEQKVEWLAKTISERFEQPWRIGDNEIPLKVLIMSADVPKRIRSVSDALYMADSPVPNKLDKNILTGSDLDYLLRRAAVESAIARGLEQHNFEVFYQPTFYVEDNRLYGAEALIRLHDPEMGNLFPDEFIPIAEQIGLIDEVDEYVFREVCSFINSGFPEENGMECINVNLSVLQCMQPSFAEHIIEIAESFGIDKKMINFEITESIAASDYSILSRVVRILKRQGFRFSMDDYGTGYSNMQSIFRLDFDVVKIDKSILWSAEKGQMGQIILESSVRMIRQMRRKILVEGVETEHQLQMLRDLEVDYAQGYLYSKPISKSDLITLITERNNVADYNI encoded by the coding sequence ATGTCATATATAACCATATCAAAGATCGTAATGTACGCCGCTTCAATGCTCATAGGCACTACCGGCATACTTTTTACGCTGCTTAACCGACGTACGGACAAACAGCAGAATAAAATATATCTTACTATGCTTATAATGCTGGACCTCAACTGCATATCCGAGATACTTGCAGTCTGCAATAATTCCCGCGCTGCTATATCTCATACAGCTGAGATACTTGTAAAAACAGGGCATTTTTCTTACTTCCTGATACACTCATCCGTTCCCGCAATATTCCTGCTATACGTATTTTCGGTATGCGGTGTTAATTTCAACGGCAAGCGAAAACGCTATATCGCCCTCGCCTTCCCCGAGATAATAATCGAACTGATAGTACTTCTTAATCCGGCTACAAACTGTATGTATTACTATGACCGCAATATGACTTATCACCGCAACTGGGGACTGATGGTAGTTTATGTCATAAGCGGATTGTATATAACCATGGCAATATTCATGCTGCTGTTCTCATGGCGTGCACTGAACCGTAAACGCAGAACAGCTATGCTATACTTCTTTATACTGGTGATATTCGGGATATGCTTACAGCTGATAAACTATGACATCCGCTCTGAGCTGCTTTCAGAGGCTATAGCCCTTCTCGGTGTTATGGTAGCTATCGAAATAGAAGATGACCGCATGGATGCAGGCATGGGCATATATAACCGCCGCGCTGTCACAGCTGATATGCATACATATTTAGTCAGCGGAAAAAATCTTTCTTTGCTGTGTATAAAAATCACGAATACCGAGATAATCAAACGTGCTACAGGTTCGGATAATTCAGAAGCACTTTCAAGACTTGTGGCTGAATACCTGCGTTCACTTGTGCCAAGATACTATATCTACAGCACAAATCCGGGCACATTTATGATAACTGTCATGGGCACAGACGAACAAAAGGTAGAATGGCTTGCAAAAACCATAAGTGAAAGGTTTGAACAGCCATGGCGTATAGGCGATAATGAGATCCCTCTGAAAGTACTCATAATGTCAGCTGATGTACCTAAAAGAATACGAAGTGTCAGTGATGCGCTGTATATGGCGGACAGCCCTGTTCCGAATAAGCTTGATAAAAACATCCTCACAGGCTCAGACCTTGACTATCTGCTTCGACGTGCTGCTGTTGAAAGTGCTATTGCCCGCGGACTTGAACAGCATAATTTTGAGGTATTCTACCAGCCTACTTTCTACGTCGAGGATAACAGATTGTACGGTGCTGAAGCACTAATTCGTCTGCATGATCCCGAAATGGGCAACCTGTTCCCCGATGAATTCATTCCAATAGCAGAACAGATAGGTCTTATCGACGAAGTTGATGAATATGTTTTCCGTGAAGTATGCTCATTTATCAACAGCGGATTTCCCGAAGAAAACGGCATGGAATGCATAAATGTTAATCTATCGGTGCTGCAGTGTATGCAGCCCTCATTTGCTGAACATATCATAGAGATAGCAGAAAGCTTCGGAATTGACAAAAAAATGATAAATTTCGAGATAACCGAATCCATAGCTGCCAGTGATTACAGCATACTCAGCCGCGTCGTACGGATCCTTAAAAGGCAGGGATTCCGCTTTTCTATGGATGACTACGGCACAGGATATTCAAATATGCAGTCTATATTCCGACTTGATTTTGATGTTGTCAAAATAGATAAGAGTATTCTATGGAGTGCAGAAAAGGGTCAGATGGGACAGATAATCCTTGAAAGCAGCGTGCGTATGATAAGACAGATGCGCCGCAAGATACTTGTGGAAGGCGTTGAAACAGAACATCAGCTGCAAATGCTTCGCGATCTTGAGGTTGACTACGCTCAGGGATATCTCTACTCAAAGCCGATATCCAAAAGTGACCTCATCACCCTGATCACCGAGCGTAATAATGTTGCTGATTACAATATATAA
- a CDS encoding class D sortase yields MEVRNLRTLNKYRDDDAPDQIKEIEVEVNGEQEKHVIVYPYYGDFYATLNCQAAGLKDVPVYSGTDPYVLESGAGWYNGSVYIGRPGNVVIAGHNHTFFYNLPKCEIGDVVTLETVYCKCTYVINERVVFHEKDYKYVYPTDDDRLTMYTCWNNGKLGMSEYRLAYICKLEDIEWKEVKTKE; encoded by the coding sequence ATGGAAGTCAGAAATCTGCGTACACTTAACAAGTACCGTGATGATGATGCTCCGGATCAGATAAAGGAGATCGAGGTAGAGGTCAATGGCGAGCAGGAAAAACACGTCATTGTCTATCCTTACTACGGTGATTTCTATGCTACGCTGAACTGTCAGGCTGCAGGTCTTAAAGACGTGCCTGTATACAGCGGTACTGATCCGTATGTTCTCGAATCAGGTGCAGGCTGGTATAACGGTTCTGTATATATAGGCAGACCCGGTAATGTAGTTATCGCAGGTCACAACCATACATTTTTCTACAATCTGCCAAAGTGCGAGATCGGCGACGTTGTTACACTTGAGACTGTTTACTGCAAGTGTACCTACGTTATAAATGAAAGAGTCGTTTTCCACGAGAAGGATTACAAATACGTGTATCCCACAGACGATGACAGACTTACTATGTATACGTGCTGGAACAATGGTAAACTCGGTATGTCTGAATATCGACTTGCGTATATATGCAAGCTGGAGGATATTGAATGGAAAGAGGTCAAGACGAAGGAATGA
- a CDS encoding saccharopine dehydrogenase family protein — MSRALIIGAGGVAGVVIHKCCQNSEVFTDICIASRTKAKCDKFKEELQGKTKTNITTAQVNADNVPELVALMKEYKPDICINVALPYQDLHIMDACLECKVDYLDTANYEPEDTAKFEYSWQWAYRERFEKAGITAVLGSGFDPGVTGVFCAYAQKHYFDEINYIDILDCNGGDHGYPFATNFNPEINIREVSAKGSYIQDGNWVETEPMEIKRVYNFDQVGEKDMYLLHHEELESLALNIKGIKRIRFFMTFGQSYLTHLKCLENVGMTSIEPIMYEGKEIVPLQFLKAVLPDPASLGPRTKGKTNIGCIFQGKKDGKDKTYYVYNVCDHQECYKEVGSQAISYTTGVPAMIGAMMVLTGKWKKPGVYNVEEFDPDPFMEALNKWGLPWTENFNPVLVD; from the coding sequence ATGTCAAGAGCTTTGATAATAGGTGCAGGAGGAGTAGCAGGTGTTGTTATACACAAGTGCTGCCAGAACAGCGAGGTGTTCACAGATATCTGTATCGCCAGCCGTACAAAGGCTAAGTGCGATAAGTTCAAGGAGGAGCTTCAGGGCAAGACCAAGACCAACATCACCACCGCACAGGTAAACGCTGATAACGTTCCCGAGCTGGTTGCGCTGATGAAGGAGTACAAGCCCGATATCTGTATCAACGTGGCTCTGCCCTATCAGGATCTTCATATCATGGACGCTTGTCTTGAATGCAAGGTTGACTACCTTGATACCGCAAACTACGAGCCCGAGGATACTGCTAAGTTTGAATACAGCTGGCAGTGGGCTTACCGCGAGAGATTCGAGAAAGCAGGCATCACCGCTGTGCTGGGTTCGGGCTTCGACCCCGGCGTTACAGGCGTATTCTGCGCTTATGCCCAGAAGCACTACTTCGATGAGATAAACTACATCGATATCCTCGACTGCAACGGCGGCGACCACGGCTATCCTTTTGCGACCAACTTCAACCCCGAGATCAATATCCGTGAGGTAAGCGCAAAGGGCAGCTACATTCAGGACGGCAATTGGGTAGAGACCGAGCCTATGGAGATCAAGAGAGTATACAACTTCGATCAGGTTGGCGAAAAGGATATGTACCTGCTCCACCACGAAGAGCTTGAATCCCTGGCACTGAATATCAAGGGCATCAAGAGGATACGTTTCTTCATGACCTTTGGTCAGAGCTACCTGACACACCTGAAATGTCTGGAAAATGTTGGTATGACCTCCATCGAGCCTATCATGTACGAGGGCAAGGAGATAGTACCTCTCCAGTTCCTGAAAGCAGTTCTCCCCGACCCTGCAAGCCTTGGCCCCAGAACAAAGGGCAAGACCAATATAGGCTGTATCTTCCAGGGCAAGAAGGACGGCAAGGACAAGACCTACTATGTATACAACGTATGCGACCATCAGGAGTGCTACAAGGAAGTCGGCTCACAGGCTATATCCTACACCACAGGAGTACCCGCTATGATAGGCGCTATGATGGTGCTGACAGGCAAGTGGAAGAAACCCGGCGTATACAACGTCGAGGAATTCGATCCCGATCCTTTCATGGAAGCACTGAACAAGTGGGGTCTGCCCTGGACAGAGAATTTCAATCCTGTACTGGTAGATTAA